The Bacteroidales bacterium genome includes a window with the following:
- the nhaD gene encoding sodium:proton antiporter NhaD, which produces MFILMVVIFVLGYTAIALEHPLKIDKAASALLIGSLTWVAYILGAADIFHSGVSSAWNEFLANNPSMDSHEGIIDFIVHKEIIHHLGDISQILFFLLGAMTIVELIDQHQGFKLITDKITTTKKVKLLWILSFLTFFMSAALDNLTTTIVMVALLRKLISDKETRWFFASMVVLAANAGGAWSPIGDVTTIMLWIGGQVTAANIIAMVIIPSLVAMIIPVIFLSFTMKGNVERPVLSAADQEDFTTGFERKLVLFMGVGALLFVPVFKTLTHLPPYMGMLLGLGVLWVTTELMHKHKADDDRRRLTVVGVLRKVDIPTILFFLGILSAVASMQSAGQLGLAATWLDGATNKNIYLINTVIGLMSSIVDNVPLVAGAMGMYDIQAVGHFAVDGVFWELLAFAAGTGGSVLIIGSAAGVAAMGMEKIDFIWYAKRISALALLGYFAGIGAYWLQAIILHSH; this is translated from the coding sequence ATGTTTATTTTAATGGTTGTTATTTTTGTTCTAGGCTACACAGCTATAGCCTTAGAGCATCCGCTGAAAATTGATAAAGCTGCATCTGCTTTATTAATTGGCTCTTTAACTTGGGTAGCTTATATTTTAGGGGCTGCCGATATTTTTCATAGTGGTGTAAGTAGTGCGTGGAATGAGTTTTTAGCGAATAATCCTTCTATGGATTCTCATGAAGGCATAATCGATTTTATTGTTCACAAAGAAATTATCCACCATTTAGGAGATATTTCACAGATTCTATTCTTCTTGCTTGGAGCTATGACTATAGTTGAATTAATAGATCAGCATCAAGGTTTTAAATTAATTACAGATAAAATTACAACAACTAAAAAAGTAAAATTACTTTGGATATTGAGTTTTTTAACTTTCTTTATGTCAGCTGCTTTAGATAATCTTACAACTACAATTGTAATGGTTGCTCTTTTACGAAAACTGATTTCAGATAAAGAAACGCGTTGGTTTTTTGCTAGTATGGTAGTGTTGGCTGCAAATGCCGGTGGAGCTTGGTCGCCTATTGGTGATGTTACAACTATTATGCTTTGGATAGGAGGGCAGGTTACAGCAGCTAATATTATAGCAATGGTTATTATTCCAAGCCTGGTAGCAATGATAATTCCTGTTATTTTTCTTAGTTTCACTATGAAGGGGAATGTAGAACGTCCGGTTCTTTCTGCAGCTGATCAAGAAGATTTTACAACAGGTTTTGAACGGAAATTGGTTTTGTTTATGGGCGTTGGAGCTTTATTGTTTGTGCCTGTATTTAAAACACTTACTCATTTGCCTCCTTATATGGGAATGTTATTGGGTTTAGGTGTGCTTTGGGTTACTACCGAATTAATGCATAAACATAAAGCAGATGATGATAGACGTAGATTGACGGTTGTTGGTGTCTTACGTAAAGTTGACATTCCAACTATTTTGTTTTTCTTAGGAATATTGTCTGCTGTTGCAAGTATGCAATCTGCGGGTCAATTAGGACTTGCTGCCACTTGGTTAGATGGAGCAACTAATAAAAATATTTATTTGATAAATACTGTTATTGGTCTTATGTCTTCAATTGTTGATAATGTTCCATTAGTGGCCGGAGCAATGGGGATGTACGATATTCAAGCCGTTGGCCATTTTGCTGTTGATGGTGTTTTCTGGGAGTTATTAGCATTTGCAGCTGGTACCGGAGGAAGTGTGCTTATTATAGGTTCTGCTGCCGGTGTTGCTGCTATGGGAATGGAAAAAATTGATTTTATATGGTATGCAAAACGAATTAGTGCATTAGCCTTATTAGGTTATTTTGCCGGTATAGGTGCTTATTGGTTACAAGCTATTATACTGCATTCACATTAA
- a CDS encoding 1-acyl-sn-glycerol-3-phosphate acyltransferase produces the protein MSAIVSKFILNLFGWKVVKHGVEEKSYVIVAAPHTSNWDFVIARLGVSSVGIPQKVLMKKEMFFFPLKYILRALGAMPIDRKGSIKMVDYIIELFKKKDDFIFSISPEGTRAYVERWKTGFYQIATKANVPLVFGRLDYKKKVLEFSKAFYPTGDFSKDIVEIVNHYGEALAMYPDKYNPKPINIYS, from the coding sequence ATGTCTGCTATTGTTAGTAAATTTATACTAAATCTTTTTGGCTGGAAAGTTGTGAAGCACGGTGTAGAAGAAAAATCTTATGTTATTGTTGCTGCTCCTCACACTTCCAATTGGGATTTTGTAATAGCACGTCTTGGAGTTAGCTCTGTTGGTATTCCCCAAAAAGTATTGATGAAAAAAGAGATGTTTTTCTTTCCTTTAAAATATATTCTAAGAGCTTTGGGTGCTATGCCAATAGATAGAAAAGGCAGTATAAAAATGGTTGATTATATTATTGAGCTTTTTAAAAAGAAGGATGATTTTATTTTTTCAATTTCTCCGGAAGGAACTCGTGCTTACGTAGAAAGATGGAAAACAGGATTTTATCAGATTGCTACAAAAGCAAATGTTCCGCTTGTTTTTGGAAGATTAGATTATAAAAAGAAAGTTTTAGAATTTAGTAAGGCTTTTTATCCTACAGGAGATTTTTCGAAAGACATTGTAGAGATTGTTAACCATTATGGTGAGGCTTTAGCTATGTATCCCGATAAGTATAATCCAAAACCTATCAATATCTATTCCTAA
- a CDS encoding 1-acyl-sn-glycerol-3-phosphate acyltransferase, with translation MIAYIFKFILWVFGWKVDQNIPKEKSFIILVAPHTSNWDFIMGTMVIGSLRVKQTVMMKKEMFFFPLNYLLKALGAMPINRKKSEKMVDYIADIFKEKDDFVFSITPEGTRSYVEKWKTGFYHIALKANVPIVLGKIDYEKKRSGLADVIYPSGDFEKDFKLIVSLLKDVKGRNPELYNPKPANVKY, from the coding sequence ATGATTGCATATATTTTTAAATTTATTTTGTGGGTATTTGGTTGGAAGGTGGATCAAAATATCCCTAAAGAAAAGTCTTTTATTATTTTAGTTGCTCCTCACACTTCGAATTGGGATTTTATTATGGGCACAATGGTTATAGGTTCTTTAAGAGTTAAACAGACTGTTATGATGAAAAAAGAGATGTTTTTCTTTCCCTTAAATTACCTGCTAAAAGCTTTGGGAGCAATGCCAATAAATCGTAAGAAAAGTGAAAAAATGGTAGATTATATAGCGGATATCTTTAAGGAAAAAGATGATTTTGTTTTTTCTATTACACCTGAAGGGACGCGCTCTTATGTGGAAAAATGGAAGACAGGATTTTATCATATCGCCTTAAAAGCAAATGTTCCAATAGTTCTTGGAAAAATTGACTATGAAAAGAAACGCTCAGGTTTGGCCGATGTAATATACCCAAGCGGAGATTTTGAAAAGGATTTTAAATTGATTGTTAGCCTACTCAAGGATGTTAAAGGTCGTAATCCCGAATTATATAATCCAAAACCCGCTAATGTTAAGTATTGA
- a CDS encoding DUF4492 domain-containing protein produces the protein MSIFKKIFEFYYTGFKEMKVGKQLWLIILIKLFIMFAILKLFFFPNFLKSKFNSDKERGDYVIEQLTNPK, from the coding sequence ATGTCAATATTTAAAAAAATATTCGAGTTCTATTATACTGGCTTTAAAGAAATGAAAGTCGGCAAACAACTATGGTTAATAATTTTAATTAAACTATTTATCATGTTTGCTATACTCAAACTTTTCTTTTTCCCCAATTTTTTAAAAAGCAAGTTCAATTCTGATAAAGAAAGAGGTGATTACGTGATTGAACAATTAACTAACCCAAAATAA